In a single window of the Niabella ginsenosidivorans genome:
- the ftsA gene encoding cell division protein FtsA, producing MNAEQPIIVGLDIGTTKIAVIAGRKNEFGKLEILGFGKANSNGVKHGQVLNIDETIKAIKTALENCLTVNPNLNISEVYVGIAGHHIKSLQTRGDIVRENEEEEITQAEVDLLVSKQYKTYIPAGDQIIDVIPQEYTVDNMPNIVRPIGYSGVKLGANFHIITGDKNAIRNINRSVEKAGLYTKDLVLQPLASAAAVMGQEDLEAGVAIVDIGGGTTDLAVFADGVLRHTAVIPFAGENITNDIKTGLGVLKSQAEQMKTQFGSALANEAKANAYITIPGLRGMPAKEISVKNLANIIQARMSEILDFVTYHLKQIGMDNRQLNGGIVLTGGGSQLRHLIQLTEYVTGLPARIGLPNEHLAAGHIEELAKPTYSTCLGLILKGYDDFENNRKVFEKSFITVPVPQDLIKQPALAGDVAEIAGPEENIATASVEKRQPLKNFWDKFKNGIIDIFKEEEDGHL from the coding sequence ATGAATGCTGAACAACCCATTATCGTAGGACTGGACATAGGAACCACAAAAATTGCTGTTATTGCAGGACGTAAAAATGAATTTGGAAAACTGGAAATACTGGGCTTTGGAAAAGCCAACTCCAACGGGGTAAAGCATGGCCAGGTACTGAATATTGATGAAACCATAAAAGCCATTAAAACGGCTCTGGAAAATTGTCTGACCGTAAATCCAAACCTGAACATCAGTGAAGTATATGTGGGTATTGCCGGGCATCATATAAAGAGTTTGCAAACCCGCGGTGATATTGTGCGGGAAAATGAAGAAGAGGAAATTACCCAGGCAGAAGTAGACCTGCTGGTAAGTAAGCAGTATAAGACCTATATTCCTGCAGGGGATCAGATCATTGATGTCATTCCACAGGAATATACGGTAGATAATATGCCCAACATTGTTCGGCCCATCGGGTATAGTGGTGTAAAACTGGGTGCCAACTTTCATATTATCACCGGAGATAAGAATGCTATCCGGAATATTAACCGCAGTGTTGAAAAAGCAGGTTTGTATACAAAAGACCTGGTATTGCAGCCTTTGGCCTCGGCAGCGGCAGTGATGGGGCAGGAAGACCTGGAAGCAGGAGTGGCCATTGTGGATATAGGTGGCGGTACTACGGACCTGGCTGTCTTTGCGGATGGGGTACTGCGCCATACAGCAGTAATTCCGTTTGCAGGAGAAAATATCACCAATGATATTAAAACCGGGCTGGGCGTTTTGAAAAGCCAGGCAGAGCAGATGAAAACACAGTTTGGCAGTGCGCTGGCCAATGAGGCAAAAGCCAATGCTTATATCACCATCCCGGGTCTGCGCGGGATGCCTGCAAAAGAGATCAGTGTTAAAAACCTGGCAAATATCATTCAGGCCAGAATGAGCGAGATCCTTGATTTTGTTACCTACCATTTAAAACAGATCGGGATGGACAACCGTCAGCTAAACGGCGGTATTGTACTTACCGGCGGTGGCTCACAGCTAAGACACCTGATCCAGCTTACAGAATATGTAACCGGTTTGCCTGCAAGGATCGGCCTGCCCAACGAGCACCTGGCAGCAGGGCATATTGAAGAACTGGCAAAGCCGACCTATTCTACCTGTCTGGGGCTGATCCTGAAAGGATATGATGATTTTGAAAATAACCGTAAAGTGTTTGAAAAAAGCTTCATCACTGTTCCGGTACCGCAGGACCTGATTAAGCAGCCGGCACTGGCAGGTGACGTGGCTGAAATAGCCGGTCCTGAAGAAAATATTGCTACGGCCTCCGTTGAAAAAAGACAACCGCTGAAAAATTTCTGGGACAAATTTAAAAACGGCATTATCGACATCTTTAAGGAAGAAGAAGATGGCCACTTGTAA
- a CDS encoding cell division protein FtsQ/DivIB yields MLLTLMWLGVGIGMFIVIAAAMRVQDDSVCAGYDINIKGAGGGGSLFTSEGQIVKLLKEATRGNIKGQRKSSFDLPRIEDLLEQSAWVYNAELYFDNKEMLRVNVTERKPLARVFTAGGRSFYIDEAGKQIPLSDKVTLEVPVFTGYPDNKIMKASDSSLLENMIAAASFINSDSFWAAQVSQIDIRSCGKDCWDMQMIPVVGNHRVDLGDGSEIASKFHRLYLFYDQVLKRTGFDKYKMVDVQYDGQVVGIKGAYTKLDSIQLRKNIEQLLQQSRQANDLIEVAHPMPGVMKMDIDTLADARELYTPPVNDDGLDTLDLMPVGVKQDPVPAGSASGEEAVKKEAEQKPAARPREVKKTEEKKNPEKRETNRSDRPASEKTSSKKAAVKKEAVKPAHTAAQKEKSRPAAKKKTELKKGTKTPASESAHATGTKVADRKKATTKKNTH; encoded by the coding sequence ATGTTATTAACACTTATGTGGCTGGGTGTTGGTATTGGGATGTTTATCGTAATAGCAGCCGCAATGCGTGTTCAGGATGATAGTGTTTGCGCAGGATATGACATTAATATAAAAGGCGCTGGCGGAGGCGGCAGTTTATTTACTTCTGAGGGCCAGATCGTAAAATTATTAAAAGAAGCCACCAGGGGTAATATTAAAGGCCAGCGAAAAAGCAGCTTTGACCTGCCTCGTATTGAAGATCTTTTGGAGCAAAGCGCATGGGTGTACAATGCTGAGCTCTATTTTGATAATAAAGAAATGCTTCGGGTAAATGTAACAGAGCGCAAACCCCTGGCAAGAGTGTTTACAGCAGGAGGCCGGTCCTTTTATATTGACGAGGCCGGAAAGCAGATCCCGCTTTCTGATAAGGTGACGCTGGAGGTACCGGTCTTTACAGGGTATCCGGATAACAAGATCATGAAAGCATCAGACAGTTCTTTGTTAGAAAATATGATCGCTGCGGCATCATTTATCAATAGCGACTCTTTCTGGGCAGCCCAGGTTTCGCAAATTGATATCCGCAGTTGCGGTAAGGATTGCTGGGACATGCAAATGATCCCGGTAGTAGGCAACCACCGTGTAGACCTGGGCGATGGCAGCGAGATTGCCTCCAAATTTCATCGTCTGTACCTGTTTTATGACCAGGTATTAAAACGTACAGGCTTTGACAAATATAAAATGGTGGATGTGCAATATGACGGACAGGTTGTGGGTATTAAAGGTGCTTATACCAAGCTGGATTCTATTCAGCTTCGTAAAAATATTGAACAGTTATTGCAGCAATCCCGCCAGGCAAATGATCTTATAGAAGTAGCTCATCCCATGCCCGGAGTAATGAAAATGGATATAGATACTTTGGCAGATGCAAGGGAATTGTATACACCACCGGTAAATGATGATGGCTTGGATACGCTGGATCTGATGCCGGTAGGTGTGAAGCAGGATCCTGTACCCGCCGGGTCAGCATCCGGTGAAGAAGCTGTAAAAAAAGAAGCGGAGCAAAAGCCGGCAGCCAGGCCCCGGGAGGTGAAAAAAACAGAGGAAAAGAAGAACCCGGAAAAACGGGAAACAAACAGATCAGACCGTCCGGCTTCAGAAAAAACGAGCTCCAAAAAAGCAGCAGTAAAAAAAGAGGCGGTAAAGCCGGCCCATACGGCTGCGCAGAAAGAGAAGAGCAGACCCGCGGCAAAGAAGAAGACAGAACTGAAAAAAGGAACAAAAACGCCGGCATCGGAATCTGCTCATGCAACAGGTACTAAGGTGGCAGACAGGAAGAAGGCAACTACAAAGAAAAACACTCATTAA
- the murC gene encoding UDP-N-acetylmuramate--L-alanine ligase yields MQEKETGALRKVYFIGIGGIGMSALARYFHSKGIAVSGYDKTETPLTKALEQEGIPVHYEDDINEAPKDADWVVYTPAVPKNHKELNFYKERGYTVLKRSEVLQQITESSFNICVAGTHGKTTTTTMIAHLLRDSGYGCNAFLGGIAANYNTNFWGSEKEVCVIEADEYDRSFLRLSPDIAVVTAVDPDHLDIYGTEENVRRAFADFAQRLKPGGLLIRKLGIGKELKAERMWQYSLQNDQANAYAANIKIEDGGYRFDAVLPSQIIDGVRLNMGGMHNVENMIAAITVASSLNIDQDKIKAAVASFKGVKRRFEYIIRRKGLVFIDDYAHHPEELKALINGVKTLFPQEKCTLIFQPHLYSRTKDFAQEFAAVLSRVDKLILLPIYPAREQPIPGIESNRIAEKMDGGAPEIMTKDELLDWVGNEFSEKRNRAFGEVIITAGAGDIDKLVGLIKSSLEN; encoded by the coding sequence GTGCAGGAAAAAGAAACAGGAGCCTTAAGAAAGGTTTATTTTATAGGGATCGGCGGCATAGGAATGAGTGCGCTTGCACGCTATTTTCACTCAAAAGGCATTGCCGTAAGCGGTTATGATAAAACGGAAACGCCCTTAACAAAAGCATTGGAGCAGGAAGGCATACCGGTGCATTATGAGGATGATATAAATGAGGCTCCAAAGGATGCGGATTGGGTGGTATACACACCCGCTGTGCCCAAAAATCATAAAGAGCTGAATTTTTATAAGGAGCGGGGATATACAGTGCTCAAGCGGAGTGAGGTGCTTCAGCAGATAACAGAAAGTTCTTTTAATATATGTGTGGCAGGCACCCATGGCAAAACCACCACCACCACCATGATCGCTCATTTGCTGCGGGACAGTGGTTATGGCTGTAATGCGTTCTTAGGTGGAATTGCTGCAAACTACAATACCAATTTCTGGGGCAGTGAAAAAGAAGTTTGTGTTATTGAAGCGGATGAATACGACCGTAGTTTTTTAAGATTGAGCCCGGATATAGCGGTTGTAACAGCTGTAGATCCGGATCACCTGGATATTTACGGAACAGAGGAAAATGTGCGCCGGGCCTTTGCTGATTTTGCACAGCGCCTGAAGCCCGGTGGGCTCTTAATAAGGAAGCTGGGAATTGGTAAAGAGCTAAAGGCAGAACGTATGTGGCAGTATAGCTTGCAGAACGACCAGGCCAATGCTTATGCTGCAAATATAAAAATAGAAGATGGCGGGTACCGGTTTGATGCGGTGCTGCCCTCACAAATCATAGACGGCGTTCGGTTGAATATGGGAGGAATGCACAATGTAGAGAACATGATCGCCGCCATAACAGTAGCAAGTTCTTTAAATATTGATCAGGATAAAATAAAAGCAGCGGTAGCTTCCTTTAAGGGCGTAAAGCGCAGGTTTGAGTATATCATCAGGCGGAAAGGTCTGGTTTTTATTGATGATTATGCGCATCACCCTGAAGAATTGAAGGCGTTGATAAATGGTGTAAAAACATTGTTTCCCCAAGAAAAATGTACACTAATTTTCCAGCCGCATTTGTACAGCCGTACAAAAGATTTTGCCCAGGAATTTGCTGCTGTTTTGAGTAGGGTTGATAAGTTGATCTTATTGCCGATTTATCCTGCAAGGGAGCAACCGATCCCCGGAATTGAAAGCAATCGCATTGCTGAAAAGATGGATGGAGGAGCCCCTGAAATCATGACGAAAGACGAACTATTGGATTGGGTTGGAAATGAATTTTCGGAGAAAAGGAACAGAGCGTTTGGAGAAGTGATCATTACCGCCGGGGCCGGAGATATAGATAAGCTGGTAGGACTCATAAAAAGCAGTTTAGAAAATTAA